The genomic DNA CAAAATTATTGTTGCGATCGCTCATGGCACTGGCGTAGGCGAGCGCAAATTCTAACTCGTTCCCTCATCACCCAAAGATATTGACTATGATCGTTACTCGTTATCTGTTTCGCGCTTCTACTGTTCTCAAACGCAGTACGGGAGTAATCTTGAGTCTAATGTTAATAACCGCACCTGCTGCTGTTTTAGCTCACGCTGGACATGGAGATGAATTTCAAAGCGGAAATTCTCAACAAGAAGCTTCAGATTCGATCCAAGTTGATGCTCAAACCGCCAAAAGTTTAGGAATCAAAGTCGAACCAGTCACTAGTCAACGCCTTGACATTGGCATTAAAACGACGGGACAGATTGAAGCTTTACCCAGCCAACAAGTAGAAGTTACATCAGCAATTCCAGGGAAAGTGAGCGAACTTTTGGTAGAACCTGGCACATACGTACAAGCAGGACAGCCCGTGGCGGTAATTGCCAGTCCGGATCTAGTAGAATTACGCGTTGATTCCCAAGAAAAAGAAGCGATCGCTAAAGCCGAATCGCAACAAGCCCAAGCAGATTTAACCCTAGCCCAACAAAATTATCAACGTCAAGTTGAAATTGCTAAAGCTGAAATCGAACAAGCACAAACTCAAGTAGCAGTAGCTCAAGAACAATACGATCGCGATCGCGAATTAGCAGAGAAAGGAGTCATTCCTCGCCGTCAAATGCTCGAATCTCAAGGCAAGCTAGCAGAAATCAAAGCCCAACTTATCACAGCTTCAAGTCAAAGAGAAGTTCTAGAGGCTCAAAACCAACTTAAGCGTTCTCAATCTGCTGTTGAAGCAGCTAATTCGCGTCTACAACTGAGTAATGCTACTTATCAAGCCCGACTACAACAACTAGGTACTAAAGCCAACGAACGAGGACTGGCAATAATAACAGCACCTATTTCTGGTAGAGTCAGCGATCGCGAAGTTACTCTCGGTCAAGCCTTTCAAGATGCGGGTGGAAAGCTGATGACAATCATTAATGACAGTCAGGTTTGGGTGAGTGCTAATATTTACGAAAAAGACTTAGATAAAATTAAAAACGGTCAACAAGTTAGAGCGAAAGTAGCTTCCGTGAGCGAGCGCACTTTTATCGGACGCATTGCGGTAATTGGTTCAATAGTCGAAGGAGAAACGCGCGTTGTCCCAGTTAAAGCCCAATTGAGCAATAGCAATGGTACTCTTAAACCAGGAATGTTTGCTGAATTGGAAGTAATTACCAATCAAACAGATATAGCAACTACAGTCATTCCCAATTCGGCAATAGTTGATGTAGAGGGAAAAAAACTAGTTTATTTGCAGAACGGCGATTCTTTCCAATCTGTCGAAGTTAATCTCGGTCAAACTTCTGGAGATTTAGTTGAAGTAAAAAGCGGTTTGTTTGAAGGGGATTTAATAGTTACTCAGCGCGCGCCTCAACTTTACGCAGAATCTTTGCGAGGTGGTGGTATCCAAGAAGATGCGTCAACTGAACCAGCAGGAAAAACAGAAGAGTCAAACGCTGCTTCAGAAACCAAACTCAGTGTTTCTAAAAGAGAAAGACAACTGCCTTTATGGTTGTTGGGAACAGTAGGAGGAAGTGTAATTGGAGCGAGTGCTTTTTTAGCGGGGAGTTTTTGGACTAGTCGTCGTCATCGATCGCGCACAGAAAATAAAGTAAAGTCTTATGAAACAGAAATTTATCTAAACAATCACCACCAATCTTCAACTTTGTCTTCTTCAGCAGAATCACCCGAGGAACGCAAAGAGTTCCAAAAACCAAACTAATAGTTTCTTGCTTGTTTTTGATTATTCCTATTAGCTCAAACGATACTTGGTAGATATGGACATGATTAGTACTATTGCCAAATGGGGAATTGTCAGACGCTGGTTAGTTGTCATTGGTTGCGTTAGACAATTGATTGGTAAAGAGCGATCGCCTCAATCGATTTTTTTCGATAAAAAGCGATCGCTCTTTTGTTTGACTTTTAACTATAATTTTCTACTAACCACTATTCAGCTAGAGTGCTGCATCTGGTTCATCATTTGTTTACAACAACCACATGGGCTGTTTTGGTCTTGATTTCGATTGGGTTGTCGATCTTGAGCCAAACTAGCACCAGCAGTTAGCATAACAAACGCAACAGCTACTGTAACAGCTTTTAGAGCAATTTTAGATGATTTCTGAAACACGATCGGATCTCCTATTTATTTAGTTAAAGTGGCGAAAATTTGTCTGGAACTCTCGAATCAAGACTAAATAATTGCCTAAAGAACTATATTAAGTGTAAGGTCTATAGCTAACTATAGAGTCAAGTTTATTATTCATATTTTTGCCAGGAATATGACACGAATCGAAGTTAAAGCTTTACAAGAGCAATTAATTAAAATCGGTGAATTAGCCAAACAAACTAACGTTAGCGTGAGTACTTTAGGTTACTACGAAAGTTTAGGACTACTCGAACCTGCTTTTCGCAATACTCAAAATGCACCTGTTATCGCACTGACTTTGCTCAAACAGGGAGAAGACAATACTGTCATGTATGGCTGTCGCTTTCTCAAGTCAGCACTTGGTATCTATCGTAGCAATGATGGCGGCAAAACCTGGGAGAAGTTATGGATGGAAACTAAGGGCGTGGTGGTTAAATTGGCGATCGCACCTAATAATCCTCAAATACTTTACGCAGTGAATGAAAATAACACTGTTTTTCAATCTCAAGATAGCGGTAAAAGTTGGCAAAAGTTGAGCTGACGCTTGTGAAAAGATGCATCCGAGCGAACAATCTGCGGGCGTTTTAAAATTATACTAACGCTGTTGCTCTAATCATTTTATTCCTCTGTTTGCTGATTTGTGTATGGCTGTCGATTCATTTCAATTTGAGTTTGTTTGCGCCAGAAAGATTGCTACAAACGATTAGACGTTTGGAAATGTTAAGACTGATCGCTTACATTGGTGTGCTAGCTTTGTCTGTCGTCATCAGCCCAGTTCCTGGCGCACCGATAGCCGTTATAGCTGGAACAATTTGGGGTTCGCTCTTAGCTGGAGTGTATAGCGTTATTGGCGGTTTTTTGGGAAGTATGATCGCTTACTATATCGGACGTACCTTGGGGCGAACGGCAATTTAATCCCTAACAGGAAAAAATATTTACTTCACAAAACAACACGGAAAAATATATTTGACTTGGTTCATTTTCCTAACTCGTTTATTACCCGTTTTGCCTTTCGATCTGATTAGTTACGCTGCAAGAATCACAGGGCTTTCTTTTCCTGCTTATGCTTTTGCAACCTTATTAGGAATGATTCCTTCTACTTTTTTGCTCACTTACTTGGGGTCAAGTTTCATGGTTAACAAGTTTTCGAGCATTAGTTTGCTAATTGTTTTTCTTATTTTGCTGGTTGGTTTACCTTGAATTCGACGACATAACTGGCTAGGGATTAAAGACATTATTAGGATCGAGTAACACTTTATATTCAGTAAAAACTGGTTATTTTTTCGCTTGAGCTAACATTTGCCTCATTTGGGCAATTTCCTCATTTTGATCTCTAACGATACAGCGATCGCCCGTTTCGGCACAAACACCGCA from Coleofasciculaceae cyanobacterium includes the following:
- a CDS encoding efflux RND transporter periplasmic adaptor subunit, whose amino-acid sequence is MIVTRYLFRASTVLKRSTGVILSLMLITAPAAVLAHAGHGDEFQSGNSQQEASDSIQVDAQTAKSLGIKVEPVTSQRLDIGIKTTGQIEALPSQQVEVTSAIPGKVSELLVEPGTYVQAGQPVAVIASPDLVELRVDSQEKEAIAKAESQQAQADLTLAQQNYQRQVEIAKAEIEQAQTQVAVAQEQYDRDRELAEKGVIPRRQMLESQGKLAEIKAQLITASSQREVLEAQNQLKRSQSAVEAANSRLQLSNATYQARLQQLGTKANERGLAIITAPISGRVSDREVTLGQAFQDAGGKLMTIINDSQVWVSANIYEKDLDKIKNGQQVRAKVASVSERTFIGRIAVIGSIVEGETRVVPVKAQLSNSNGTLKPGMFAELEVITNQTDIATTVIPNSAIVDVEGKKLVYLQNGDSFQSVEVNLGQTSGDLVEVKSGLFEGDLIVTQRAPQLYAESLRGGGIQEDASTEPAGKTEESNAASETKLSVSKRERQLPLWLLGTVGGSVIGASAFLAGSFWTSRRHRSRTENKVKSYETEIYLNNHHQSSTLSSSAESPEERKEFQKPN
- a CDS encoding MerR family DNA-binding transcriptional regulator, which produces MTRIEVKALQEQLIKIGELAKQTNVSVSTLGYYESLGLLEPAFRNTQNAPVIALTLLKQGEDNTVMYGCRFLKSALGIYRSNDGGKTWEKLWMETKGVVVKLAIAPNNPQILYAVNENNTVFQSQDSGKSWQKLS